In the genome of Phycisphaerae bacterium, one region contains:
- a CDS encoding PTS sugar transporter subunit IIA — protein sequence MKLADIVAKDAIIADLQAQDRDGIIKEMVEKLVAAGKISQEHAGDIIKSIVKREKQGSTGFGKGVAVPHVKHESIKSLVAGIGRSGSGIDFAALDRAPVYIVVLLLSPQDRPEEHLQAMETIFRHLQRDTFRKFLRQAQTVDQIYDLVKEAEEIAA from the coding sequence ATGAAACTTGCGGACATTGTGGCGAAGGATGCGATTATCGCCGATCTCCAGGCTCAGGATCGAGACGGCATCATCAAGGAGATGGTGGAAAAGCTGGTGGCGGCAGGAAAGATCAGCCAGGAGCATGCGGGGGACATCATCAAGTCGATCGTCAAGCGGGAGAAGCAGGGCAGCACGGGGTTTGGCAAAGGCGTGGCGGTTCCGCACGTCAAGCACGAGTCGATCAAGTCGCTGGTGGCGGGCATCGGCCGCAGCGGTTCCGGGATCGATTTTGCCGCGCTGGATCGCGCCCCGGTCTACATTGTGGTGCTGCTGCTGAGTCCGCAGGACCGTCCGGAAGAGCATCTCCAGGCGATGGAGACGATTTTCCGCCATCTTCAGCGGGACACATTCCGCAAGTTCCTGCGCCAGGCCCAGACGGTGGACCAGATTTACGACCTGGTGAAGGAAGCGGAGGAGATCGCGGCCTGA
- a CDS encoding HPr family phosphocarrier protein: MNKEKDNQVVGRVRIINKMGLHARPAMQMVDLSNKFSSRIRICKDRQCVNAKSIMELLLLAACDGTELTIQAEGPDAADAVDALTKLVESKFDEE, from the coding sequence ATGAACAAGGAAAAGGACAACCAGGTTGTCGGGCGGGTGCGGATCATCAACAAGATGGGTCTGCACGCCCGACCGGCCATGCAGATGGTGGACCTCTCAAACAAGTTTTCGAGTCGGATCCGCATCTGCAAAGACCGTCAGTGCGTCAACGCCAAGAGCATCATGGAACTTCTGCTGCTGGCGGCGTGCGACGGAACGGAATTGACGATCCAGGCGGAAGGCCCGGATGCGGCGGACGCGGTGGACGCCCTGACCAAGCTGGTGGAGAGCAAGTTTGACGAGGAGTAG
- the ptsP gene encoding phosphoenolpyruvate--protein phosphotransferase, with product MDIKKGVAVSPGVAIAAAVVLDTQEYRVSQRRIAPGDAPKELELLHQSIEKSIQELRDLRAQVAQKHGEETASIFDFHLAILQDTHVRQRMEQSILEEFSSASHAVSVEMRRHVKDFLEIKDQYFSERVKDVYDVMKRLQRHLVGGRKEDLGKISHESIVIAHDLTPSQTASLDRRYVQAFATDMGGMTSHTAIVARALGIPAVVGLNDITAAATAGDTIIVDGNRGVVIVNPDEQTLEQVRQQQEEFIRLEHDLVEMRHLPAVTRDDVRIRLLGNIEFPYEVEECIAHGAEGIGLYRTEFLYLSREKEPTEEDHYEAYVRVLETAGEREVTIRTLDLGADKYTQERSREPERNPFLGCRSIRFCLQNQHVFKPQLRALLRASVVGNMKIMFPLITNLMELRQAKMILNDVVEDLEEEGIDFRRDIPLGVMIETPAAALKVAQLAREVDFFSIGTNDLVQYTLAVDRANERVAGLYSPTDPAVIRMIRDVIRQAQRLGVDVSLCGEMAGQPEYALLLLGLGLRNFSMTSRSIPEIKKIVRSTTMEHAQSIARRVMRFETDRQVTNYLREEARKLLPGLF from the coding sequence ATGGATATCAAGAAAGGTGTTGCGGTTTCTCCCGGAGTGGCGATCGCCGCGGCGGTGGTGCTGGACACGCAGGAATACCGCGTGTCCCAGCGGCGGATCGCCCCAGGCGATGCGCCCAAGGAACTGGAACTGCTGCACCAATCGATCGAGAAATCGATCCAGGAACTTCGGGACCTGCGTGCGCAGGTGGCCCAGAAGCACGGCGAGGAGACGGCCAGCATCTTCGATTTCCACCTGGCGATCCTGCAGGATACGCACGTTCGCCAGCGGATGGAGCAGTCGATCCTGGAGGAATTCTCCTCGGCCAGCCACGCGGTCAGCGTCGAGATGCGCCGCCACGTCAAGGACTTCCTGGAGATCAAGGACCAGTACTTCAGCGAACGGGTCAAAGACGTCTACGACGTGATGAAGCGTCTTCAGCGGCACCTGGTCGGCGGCCGCAAGGAGGACCTCGGCAAGATCTCGCACGAGTCGATCGTGATCGCCCACGACCTGACCCCGTCTCAGACGGCCAGCCTCGACCGGCGTTACGTCCAGGCGTTCGCCACCGACATGGGCGGCATGACCAGCCACACCGCGATCGTGGCCCGGGCGTTGGGCATTCCGGCGGTGGTCGGCCTCAACGACATCACCGCCGCCGCCACCGCGGGCGATACGATCATCGTGGACGGCAACCGCGGCGTGGTGATCGTCAACCCCGACGAGCAGACCCTCGAACAGGTCCGCCAGCAGCAGGAGGAGTTCATCCGCCTGGAACACGACCTGGTCGAGATGCGCCATCTGCCGGCGGTGACCCGGGACGACGTGCGAATCCGCCTGCTGGGCAATATCGAGTTTCCCTACGAGGTCGAAGAGTGCATCGCGCACGGGGCCGAAGGCATCGGGCTCTACCGGACCGAGTTCCTCTACCTGAGCCGGGAAAAGGAACCGACCGAAGAGGACCACTACGAGGCGTACGTCAGAGTCCTCGAGACGGCGGGCGAGCGCGAAGTGACCATTCGGACGCTGGACCTCGGAGCGGACAAGTACACGCAGGAGCGCAGCCGGGAACCGGAGCGCAACCCGTTCCTCGGATGCCGGTCCATCCGGTTCTGTCTCCAGAACCAGCACGTGTTCAAGCCGCAGTTGCGGGCCCTGCTGCGGGCGTCGGTGGTCGGCAACATGAAGATCATGTTCCCGCTGATCACCAACCTGATGGAGCTTCGCCAGGCCAAGATGATTCTCAACGACGTGGTCGAGGACCTGGAGGAGGAGGGCATCGACTTCCGGCGGGACATTCCGCTGGGCGTGATGATCGAGACTCCGGCGGCGGCGTTGAAGGTGGCGCAACTGGCCCGCGAGGTGGACTTCTTCAGCATCGGGACCAACGACCTGGTCCAGTACACGCTGGCGGTCGATCGGGCCAACGAGCGGGTGGCCGGGTTGTACAGCCCGACGGACCCGGCGGTGATTCGGATGATCCGCGACGTGATCCGCCAGGCCCAACGGCTGGGCGTGGACGTCTCGCTGTGCGGCGAGATGGCGGGCCAGCCCGAGTACGCCCTGCTGCTGTTGGGATTGGGGCTTCGGAATTTCTCGATGACTTCGCGATCGATTCCGGAGATCAAGAAGATCGTTCGCTCGACGACGATGGAGCACGCCCAGTCGATCGCGCGTCGGGTCATGCGGTTTGAGACGGACCGGCAGGTGACCAACTATCTGCGCGAGGAGGCCCGCAAGCTTCTGCCGGGGCTTTTCTGA
- a CDS encoding DUF2344 domain-containing protein, translating into MTNEGGSAAGVRIAYGEFSLGGPLRFLSHQELMDCFSRALVRSGSPVAFSKGFNPRPKVSLPLPRSVGMACETDLVRMELEGEADPEALQDRLAGALPEGMTLRRVWITASKTFPQVEAVEWEIDVTGLATEALEARCREVMAAERWPIERKSPKMDRPAPLDLRRFVLDLRLEDGRLRARLAVGPEGSLRPGELAEALGLDAALGTSRITRTAIEWKNKEFFDMQRVA; encoded by the coding sequence ATGACAAACGAGGGCGGATCAGCCGCTGGAGTCCGGATCGCCTACGGCGAGTTCTCGCTGGGCGGTCCGTTGCGGTTCCTCTCGCACCAGGAGTTGATGGACTGCTTTTCGAGGGCGCTGGTTCGCAGCGGATCGCCGGTGGCCTTTTCGAAGGGGTTTAACCCCCGGCCGAAGGTGAGCCTGCCGCTGCCGCGTTCGGTGGGCATGGCGTGCGAGACGGACCTGGTGCGGATGGAGTTGGAGGGCGAGGCGGATCCGGAGGCGTTGCAGGATCGCTTGGCCGGCGCGTTGCCGGAGGGCATGACGCTGCGGCGGGTCTGGATCACGGCGTCGAAGACCTTTCCACAGGTCGAGGCGGTGGAGTGGGAAATCGACGTAACGGGCCTGGCGACGGAGGCTTTAGAGGCGCGTTGCCGGGAAGTGATGGCGGCCGAGCGGTGGCCCATCGAGCGGAAGTCGCCCAAGATGGATCGCCCGGCGCCGTTGGACCTTCGCCGATTTGTGCTGGACCTTCGGCTGGAGGACGGACGGTTGCGGGCGCGACTGGCGGTCGGCCCGGAAGGGAGCCTGCGGCCCGGCGAACTGGCCGAGGCCTTGGGTCTGGATGCGGCGTTGGGAACGTCGCGGATCACCCGGACCGCCATCGAGTGGAAAAACAAGGAATTCTTTGACATGCAGCGGGTCGCGTAG
- a CDS encoding Rne/Rng family ribonuclease, whose protein sequence is MSKLMLINFIRGEECRIAVLEDSRLEELFTERASASSYVGNIYKGRVTNVEPSIQAAFIDFGFEKNGFLHISDLHPQHFPKSEGDAKERVGKKTPRRDRPPIQHCLRRGQDVIVQVTKEGIGSKGPTLTTYLSIPGRYLVMMPGMNRLGVSRKIEDEELRKKMRKAVADLNPPSSMGFIIRTAGMDRSKRELQRDLNYLVRLWKVVQNRLRSAKAPCELYQESDIVTRTIRDVYTPDIEKIVVDDEEIAAKVRDFLSIVMPRHQDRVTIYDGKVPLFHKYGLEDQIAQINNRRVELRSGGFLVIDQTEALVAIDVNSGKFREPADPELMALEINLEAVKELTRQLRLRDMGGVVVIDFIDMRMDRHCREVERHLRDEMKKDRAKSKTLRMSQFGIIELTRQRMRKSLERSISQDCPHCDGSGQVRTVESVGLDVMRMVQLAMFNQQVSQVKVKAAPKVCEYLQNRRRRALVQLEEETGKRVELLIDPAIRSDRYEIVCFDERQNEVNILTIAEAAKELQEKRAPRRRHRRRDKHVHEEPTVVEEMQSEIDEIKESATSNGTEGAPGK, encoded by the coding sequence TTGAGCAAGTTAATGCTGATCAATTTCATACGCGGCGAGGAGTGCCGGATCGCCGTGCTCGAGGACAGCCGCCTCGAGGAGCTTTTTACCGAGCGGGCTTCAGCAAGCTCGTACGTGGGCAACATCTACAAGGGCCGGGTGACGAACGTCGAGCCGAGCATCCAGGCCGCGTTCATCGACTTCGGGTTCGAGAAGAACGGGTTTCTGCACATCTCGGACCTGCATCCCCAGCACTTTCCCAAGAGCGAGGGCGACGCCAAGGAGCGCGTGGGCAAGAAGACGCCGCGGCGCGACCGGCCGCCCATCCAGCACTGCCTGCGGCGCGGCCAGGATGTGATCGTCCAGGTGACCAAGGAAGGCATCGGCAGCAAGGGCCCGACCCTCACGACCTACCTGAGCATTCCCGGCCGGTACCTGGTGATGATGCCGGGCATGAACCGCCTGGGCGTCTCGCGGAAGATCGAGGACGAGGAGCTGCGCAAGAAGATGCGCAAGGCGGTGGCCGACCTGAACCCGCCGTCGAGCATGGGCTTTATCATCCGGACCGCGGGGATGGACCGCAGCAAGCGCGAGCTGCAGCGGGACCTGAACTACCTGGTGCGGTTGTGGAAGGTGGTGCAGAACCGCCTGCGGAGCGCCAAGGCCCCTTGCGAGCTCTACCAGGAGTCCGACATCGTCACGCGGACGATCCGCGACGTGTACACGCCGGACATCGAGAAGATCGTGGTCGACGACGAGGAGATCGCGGCGAAGGTCCGCGATTTTCTGAGCATCGTGATGCCGCGGCACCAGGACCGCGTGACCATCTACGACGGCAAGGTGCCGCTGTTCCACAAGTACGGCCTGGAGGACCAGATCGCCCAGATCAACAACCGCCGCGTGGAGCTGCGCAGCGGCGGGTTCCTGGTGATCGATCAGACCGAAGCGCTGGTGGCCATCGACGTCAACAGCGGCAAGTTCCGCGAGCCGGCCGATCCGGAGCTGATGGCTTTGGAGATCAACCTCGAAGCGGTCAAGGAGTTGACCCGCCAGCTTCGCCTTCGCGACATGGGCGGGGTGGTGGTGATCGACTTTATCGACATGCGGATGGACCGGCACTGCCGCGAGGTCGAGCGCCATCTGCGCGATGAGATGAAGAAGGACCGGGCCAAGAGCAAGACGCTGCGGATGAGCCAGTTCGGCATCATCGAGCTGACCCGCCAGCGGATGCGCAAGTCGCTGGAGCGGTCGATTTCGCAGGACTGCCCGCACTGCGACGGATCGGGACAGGTTCGCACCGTTGAGTCGGTGGGCCTGGACGTGATGCGGATGGTCCAGTTGGCCATGTTCAACCAGCAGGTCTCGCAGGTGAAGGTCAAGGCCGCGCCCAAGGTGTGCGAGTACCTGCAGAACCGCCGGCGGCGGGCCCTGGTGCAACTGGAGGAGGAGACGGGCAAGCGGGTGGAACTGCTGATCGATCCGGCCATCCGGTCGGACCGCTATGAGATCGTCTGCTTTGACGAACGGCAGAACGAGGTGAACATTCTGACGATCGCGGAGGCGGCCAAGGAGCTTCAGGAGAAGCGCGCGCCGCGCCGGCGGCATCGGCGGCGCGACAAGCACGTGCACGAGGAGCCGACGGTGGTCGAGGAGATGCAGAGCGAGATCGACGAGATCAAAGAGAGCGCCACGTCGAACGGGACGGAAGGAGCACCGGGTAAGTGA
- a CDS encoding CPBP family intramembrane metalloprotease, translated as MTRAGRAAVGYLRQWMGHFGALLTYRNTVICTMTVCLAAIVSYYQAPYFWGLGAKWRPYLVPMTELFHAGVYVLLPLATLPLLRERDRLGVRWGNWRVWVVDVAVAYAVIAALIVVFGRGEDFRRMYPQYKPAGEFLSVFLWFQAAQLAYFVGWEFLFRGYMLFGTKKELGPQVAVILQVLPFAILHLRKPELEAIGSILAGFYLGVLALRANSVLPCAILHFLAACTMDVWAVIQNRLDGI; from the coding sequence GTGACGCGAGCGGGCCGAGCGGCGGTCGGCTATCTGCGGCAGTGGATGGGGCATTTCGGCGCCCTGCTGACCTACCGCAACACGGTGATCTGCACCATGACGGTGTGCCTGGCGGCGATCGTATCGTACTACCAGGCCCCCTACTTCTGGGGACTCGGCGCCAAATGGCGGCCGTACCTGGTTCCGATGACCGAATTGTTCCACGCGGGCGTCTACGTGCTGCTGCCGCTGGCGACGCTGCCGTTGTTGCGCGAGCGGGACCGGTTGGGCGTGCGGTGGGGCAACTGGCGGGTGTGGGTGGTGGACGTGGCGGTGGCGTACGCGGTGATCGCGGCGCTGATCGTGGTGTTCGGGCGGGGCGAGGACTTTCGGCGGATGTATCCGCAGTACAAGCCCGCGGGGGAATTCCTGAGCGTGTTCCTGTGGTTCCAAGCGGCCCAGTTGGCGTACTTCGTCGGCTGGGAGTTCCTGTTCCGCGGCTACATGCTGTTCGGCACAAAAAAGGAACTGGGCCCGCAGGTGGCGGTGATCCTGCAAGTGCTGCCGTTCGCCATTCTGCACTTGCGAAAGCCCGAATTGGAGGCGATCGGCTCGATTCTGGCCGGATTCTACCTGGGGGTGCTGGCCCTGCGGGCCAACAGCGTGCTGCCGTGCGCGATTCTTCACTTTTTGGCTGCCTGCACCATGGACGTCTGGGCGGTCATACAGAACCGCCTGGACGGGATCTGA